A stretch of DNA from Micromonospora sp. NBC_01813:
GGCTCTCCGCCGACGACGTCGAGATCAGCCCGTTGCTGACCGATGCGGCCGCCGCCGCGTTCCTGGCCGGCCAGGTCGACGCGGTCGGGGTGTTCGCCCCGTTCACCACGACCGCGCTGGGACTTGAGGGCAGCAAGGCGATCGCCACCTCGGCCGACTTCCCCGGCGCGATCCCGGACCATCTGGTGTTCGACTCGGAGTTCGTGGCCGGGCAACCGGAGCAGGTGCAGGCGGTGGTGGACACCTGGTTCGACACGCTGGAATGGATCGCCGACAACCCGGACGAGGCGATCGACATCATGGCGGCGCAGGCCGGGGTCAGTGTCGAGGACTACCGCACGTACGACGCCGGCACGACGATCTTCAGCCTGGCCGACAACCAGGCGGCGTTCGAGCCGGGTGACACCCCGGCGAACCTGGACTTCCAGGCCCGGTCGATCGCCGAGTTCCTGGTCGAGACCGGGCTGGTGGACGAGGCGCCGTCGACTGAGGGCCTGCTCGACGGGCAGTTCGTGGCGGCGGTGTCGCCGTGACCGTCGCGCCGGCGCCGGCGACTGCGAACGGCGGCCCGGACGACACCGGCGAGGTCGCCGACGGCAGTGCGGGCCGGGCGACGTGGGGGCCGCTGCCCCGGCGTCGCCCGGCCCGCCGGGTGCTGGCGCTGCTGGCCATCCGTACGCCGATCCCGGCGACCGGCCGGTGGGTGCTGACGGTCGCCTCGATCGTGGTGCCGCTGGCCGGCTGGCAGATCGGCAGCATGCTGGTCGACGGGCAGCCGGATTTCCTGCCGTCACCGCTGGAGTCGGTGGCGGCCGGGGTGGAGATGGCCCGCTCGGGTCAGCTCTGGACCGACACGGCCGCGACCGTGGGCCGGGTGCTGCGTGGCTTCGGCCTAGCCGTGGCGGTGTCGGTGCCGCTGGGCCTGCTGATGGGCAGTTTCCAGGCTGGTCGGGCGGCGCTGGAGCCGATGATCGGCCTGCTGCGCTACCTGCCGGCCAGCGCGTTCATCCCGCTGCTGATCATCTGGTTGGGGCTGGGTGAGCCGTCCAAAGTCGCGTTGATCTTCATCGCGACGGTCTTCTTCAACACGCTGATGACCGCGAACGTGGTCCGGACCGTGCCGGCCGGGTTGATCGATGTGTCGTACACCCTCGGTGCCCGGCGCTTCGAGGTGCTGCGCAAGGTGATCGTGCCGCACTCGCTGCCCGGCATGATCGACTCGATCCGGGTCAACGCCGCCGCCGCGTGGAACTTCGTCGTCGTCGCCGAGCTGATCAACGCCCAGTCCGGGCTGGGCTACCGGATCGTCCGGTCGCAACGCTTCAACCAGCTCGACAACATCTTCGCCGTACTGATCGTGATCGCGCTGATCGGGGTGGCGATCGACCTGACGTTGCGGACCACCCGCGACCGGATCGGCAGGTGGACGACGTGACCGCGACCCAACCCGCGCCGTTGGTGCGCCTCGACGGCGTCGGCAAAGACTTCCGGACCGCCGCGGGCGGGTCGCTGCGCGCGCTCGACGGCGTGGATCTGGCGGTACGCCGAGGCGAGTTCGTCTGCCTGGTCGGCGCCTCCGGATCCGGCAAGTCCACGCTGCTGTCGTTGATCGCCGGGCTGACCGCGCCGAGCCGGGGCACCGTGCTGCTCGACGGGGTGCCGGTCACCGGCCCCGGTCCCGACCGGGGTCTGGTGCTGCAGAGTGGTGCGGTGTATCCGTGGCGCACAGTGGAACGCAACGTCGCGTTCGGGCTGGAGTTGCTGCCGATCAGCCGGGCCGAACGGGCCCGCCGGGTCGCCTGGTACCTGGCCGAGACCGGGCTGACCGGGCTGCGGCACGCGCTGCCGAAGCAGCTCTCCGGCGGGCAGCTCCAGCGGGTGGCGATCGCCCGCGCGTTGGCCTGCGAGCCGCAGGTGCTGCTGCTCGACGAGCCGTTCGGTGCCCTCGACGTGCAGACCAAGGAGGACATGCAGCTGTTCGTCCGCCGGGTGTGGGCCGACACCGGCACCACCGTGGTGATGGTGACCCACGACGTCGAGGAGGCGGTCTTCCTCGGCCAGCGGGTGGTGGTGCTGGCCAGCGACCCCGGCCGGGTCGCCGCCGACCTGGCGGTCGAGTTGCCGCCGGACCGCGACGGCGTGCCCCGGGACCTGGCGGTCAAACGGCTGCCCGAGTTCCTGGCGCTACGCGCCGAGGTGGAGGACCAGGTCCGCGCCTACCACCAGCGGCACACCGCCGCCCAGCCTGGCGTCTGAAATCGGCGTCACTGCCAGCGGAAGAACCTGCCGGCCACCAGCGCGCTGACCACGGTGGCGACGGCCAGGGCGATCAGGTGCTGCGGCTGCGGTGCGACCCCGGACCAGGCGGCACCGAGCGCGTGGACCGATGCCCCGAACGGCAATGCCTCGCCGACCACCCGGACCTGCTCGGGCAGGTTCTGCGTCGGCCCGAACAGGCCACCGGTCGCCCCCATCGCGAAGAAGGCCGTCAAGCCGATCGCCACCGAGGCGTTGCCGCTGGGTGCCACCGCCGCCACCAGCATCCCGACGGCGTACATGGCCGCTGCGGCGAGGGCGACGACGGCCAGGGTACGGCCAGGGTCGGCTGGCGGCCGAGCGCCGAAGGCGACCACCGCGACCCCGAGCGCCAGCCCGACGCCGACGATGGTCTGCAGCAGGCTCGTGATCACCTGCGCCGCGAGGACCATCGCCGGGTGGGCCGGCGTCACCGCCAGCCGGCGCAGCACCCCGGTGCGCCGGTAGTAGGCCAGGAAGCTCGGCATGTTCACCACCCCGATGGTGGCGATGATGACCGTCAGGACCAGCGGCAGCACGTACACGTCGAGCACGGTGCGGCCGCCGGGCAGGGTCTGGTCGCCCTGCACGCTGACCGCGTTCATCACCAGGATCAGCAGCGGCAGCCCGATCGGCACCACCAGGCCGGCGGTGTCCCGGGCCACCATCCGGCACTCGGCGGCGACCAGCGCGGCCCAGGCGCGCGGTCCGGGTCGGCGTACGACGATCTCCGGCGCGGTCACCACGTCTCCTCCTCGGCGTCGCGGGCGGTGCCGAACGGCTGGCCGGTCAGAATGAGGAAGGCGTCGTCGAGGGTGGTGCACGGTGCTGCTGTCCCCGTGTCGGCGGCGGTGCGCCCGGCCCGCGCGATCAGTCCGGCCGGGCTGTCGAGAGCGATCAGCCGGCCACGGTCGATCAGCGCGACCCGGTCACAGAGCAGCTCCACCTCCTCCATCAGGTGGCTGACCAGCAGCACCGTCACCCCGTCGTCGCGCAACTGCTCGACGACCGCCCAGATGCGTCGACGGGCCTGTGGGTCCAGCCCGGTGGACAGCTCGTCGAGCAACGCCACCCGGGGATTGCCGACCAGCGCCAGGGCGATCGACAGCCGCTGCTGCTGGCCGCCGGAGAGCTGCTCGAACCGGGTGTCGCGGCGGCCAGCGAGACCCAGCAGGTCGATCAGCTCGTCGGGGTCGGCACCGTCGGCGTAGAAGCTGCGGTACAGCCGGACCAGCTCCCGGACGGTCAGCGCCGAATGCAGCGCGGCGGCCTGCAGCTGTACGCCAAGCACCTGACGTAGCCGCGCCCGGTCGCGCCACGGGTCGAGCCCGAGCACCCGCACCTGGCCCCGATCGGGTCGCCGTAGCCCGGCGATGGTCTCGACGACCGTGGTCTTGCCGGCCCCGTTGCGCCCCAGGACACCGAAGATCTCCCCCTGCTCGACGGTGAGGCTCACCGAGTCCACGGCGACGGTCGACCCGTACCGCTTGTGAATGTCCTCGACGGTGATCGCGGGCATCGACGTACCTCCTTCGGTTGGGGACGTCTGCACGCTATGGCGGCCGGGCCGACCGGCGGATCTGCCGGTGGTCACGGCTGGTAGGCGTGACTTCCGGCAGGGTCAGCGCGGCGAGTCAGCCGCATAGCATGGCGGGGTGAGCCGATCCGATCCCCGACCCTGGTCCGGGCTGGTCGGCGTACTGACCTGCCTGGCCGTCGGTGCCCCGGTGCTGGTGCTGGGTGGCGGCGCCTCCCCGGCGTTCCTTGTCCCGGTCTGGCTGTGGTGGACGTGTTTCGCCGGGTTCGTCGGGGCGCTGGTGGTCTGCACCCTGCTGGTGGACCGGGTCCGCGACATCGGCACGCTGCTGGTGTTCGCCGCCCAGGTCGGCCTCGCAGTGGCGGTGGTGCTGATGGCGCCGGCGTTCGGGTGGACGCAGATCCTGCTGGTGTTCGGCGCGGCGGTCAGCACCTACCTGAACCGGTGGCCGGTGACGGTCGCCGTGGTGGCGCTGAACACGGCGGTGGCCGCCGTGGCCGCGTACCTCAACTCGGGTGCGGTCACCCAGGCGCTGCTCAACGCACTCCTG
This window harbors:
- a CDS encoding aliphatic sulfonate ABC transporter substrate-binding protein: MRRTAIFSRRFPTRAVIAAACAATLLLTAAGCGDDSDDAGSGAETVRLGFSAWPGWFPWQVAQEQGLFEANGVTVELTYFDSYTDSLTALATGNLDANSQTLNDTLSSVSGGAAQTVVLVNDNSTGNDQIIAAPGIDSVADLAGKRVAIEEGTVDHYLLLLALAEAGLSADDVEISPLLTDAAAAAFLAGQVDAVGVFAPFTTTALGLEGSKAIATSADFPGAIPDHLVFDSEFVAGQPEQVQAVVDTWFDTLEWIADNPDEAIDIMAAQAGVSVEDYRTYDAGTTIFSLADNQAAFEPGDTPANLDFQARSIAEFLVETGLVDEAPSTEGLLDGQFVAAVSP
- a CDS encoding ABC transporter ATP-binding protein — translated: MPAITVEDIHKRYGSTVAVDSVSLTVEQGEIFGVLGRNGAGKTTVVETIAGLRRPDRGQVRVLGLDPWRDRARLRQVLGVQLQAAALHSALTVRELVRLYRSFYADGADPDELIDLLGLAGRRDTRFEQLSGGQQQRLSIALALVGNPRVALLDELSTGLDPQARRRIWAVVEQLRDDGVTVLLVSHLMEEVELLCDRVALIDRGRLIALDSPAGLIARAGRTAADTGTAAPCTTLDDAFLILTGQPFGTARDAEEETW
- a CDS encoding ABC transporter permease, whose amino-acid sequence is MTAPEIVVRRPGPRAWAALVAAECRMVARDTAGLVVPIGLPLLILVMNAVSVQGDQTLPGGRTVLDVYVLPLVLTVIIATIGVVNMPSFLAYYRRTGVLRRLAVTPAHPAMVLAAQVITSLLQTIVGVGLALGVAVVAFGARPPADPGRTLAVVALAAAAMYAVGMLVAAVAPSGNASVAIGLTAFFAMGATGGLFGPTQNLPEQVRVVGEALPFGASVHALGAAWSGVAPQPQHLIALAVATVVSALVAGRFFRWQ
- a CDS encoding ABC transporter permease — encoded protein: MTVAPAPATANGGPDDTGEVADGSAGRATWGPLPRRRPARRVLALLAIRTPIPATGRWVLTVASIVVPLAGWQIGSMLVDGQPDFLPSPLESVAAGVEMARSGQLWTDTAATVGRVLRGFGLAVAVSVPLGLLMGSFQAGRAALEPMIGLLRYLPASAFIPLLIIWLGLGEPSKVALIFIATVFFNTLMTANVVRTVPAGLIDVSYTLGARRFEVLRKVIVPHSLPGMIDSIRVNAAAAWNFVVVAELINAQSGLGYRIVRSQRFNQLDNIFAVLIVIALIGVAIDLTLRTTRDRIGRWTT
- a CDS encoding ABC transporter ATP-binding protein, with amino-acid sequence MTATQPAPLVRLDGVGKDFRTAAGGSLRALDGVDLAVRRGEFVCLVGASGSGKSTLLSLIAGLTAPSRGTVLLDGVPVTGPGPDRGLVLQSGAVYPWRTVERNVAFGLELLPISRAERARRVAWYLAETGLTGLRHALPKQLSGGQLQRVAIARALACEPQVLLLDEPFGALDVQTKEDMQLFVRRVWADTGTTVVMVTHDVEEAVFLGQRVVVLASDPGRVAADLAVELPPDRDGVPRDLAVKRLPEFLALRAEVEDQVRAYHQRHTAAQPGV